One Rhipicephalus microplus isolate Deutch F79 chromosome 4, USDA_Rmic, whole genome shotgun sequence genomic window carries:
- the LOC142814408 gene encoding sperm-specific sodium:proton exchanger-like, which produces MLKAIQRHVHIPYTLVVFLVAASCTTLFALTSKRVDFYYSSIGVQALTAFMPAFVVHTTQGINNYIFRRCHMEIIFFSLGISLAMATVFVTHRIADSTWPFRECLFFGLYMSCIERLPMSDALFEEGRYPVMTTMMQSEALFNAVMTWCIFGYYRFHHGDGFDPMFPLQNQVVAMLVGFLTGTATVWLLETASVFSEDSTINVIVCGTYFAYFFLESVRSSGVTGVVVYTMTVNSHRLIACTGLSRSLEDFWNLLYDVTGTLATCVSASYTTVLLIQYASTLDWEALWACYVVKVVIRSMAVVLLYPVIGPFGYQVTVRQAMVLAWTSVKETFLTTIATMQHMRRENVYTESITKSYLYAIGDMVFTQLINVAFLPVVLSSMGVLEVSDVDLRTMRDAVQYLKEATDSVRALYMKDDSFLLADWRWVQRNTTVRNPLEATFRFQSAMSTGFIVRLRKAPRHIDTLAVENVLRIEQVSYARQYRQGIIQRRTKLTLIAALQYPFDKKVYLDMDIIGSILAIPKWVIWLVIYLSTHYPRIS; this is translated from the exons ATGTTGAAGGCCATCCAGCGACACGTCCACATCCCGTACACGCTGGTGGTGTTCCTGGTGGCGGCCAGCTGCACCACGCTGTTCGCCCTGACCAGCAAGCGGGTAGACTTctactacagctcgatcggcgtGCAAGCCCTAACGGCCTTCATGCCGGCATTTGTCGTGCACACCACGCAGGGCATCAACAACTACATCTTCCGCCGTTGCCACATGGAGATCATATTCTTCTCCCTGG GCATTTCGCTGGCCATGGCCACCGTGTTCGTGACGCATAGGATCGCCGATAGCACGTGGCCGTTCCGCGAGTGCCTCTTCTTCGGCCTCTACATGTCCTGCATCGAGCGCCTGCCCATGAGCGACGCGCTCTTCGAAGAAG GTCGGTATCCCGTAATGACCACAATGATGCAGTCTGAGGCACTTTTCAACGCCGTCATGACGTGGTGCATCTTCGGCTACTACCGCTTTCACCACG GCGACGGCTTCGATCCGATGTTCCCGCTGCAGAACCAGGTCGTAGCTATGCTGGTGGGCTTTCTGACGGGCACGGCCACCGTGTGGCTGCTCGAGACGGCGTCCGTGTTCAGCGAAGACTCCACCATCAACGTGATCGTGTGCGGCACCTacttcgcctacttcttcctagAGAGCGTTCGAAGCTCCGGCGTCACGGGCGTTGTGGTCTACACGATGACCGTGAACTCGCACCGCTTGATCGCCTGCACCGGCCTCAGCCGGTCCCTCGAAGA CTTTTGGAATCTGCTCTATGACGTCACGGGCACGCTGGCAACCTGCGTGTCAGCTTCGTACACCACCGTGCTTCTGATACAATACGCATCCACGCTTGACTGGGAGGCCCTGTGGGCCTGTTACGTCGTCAAGGTGGTCATAAG GAGCATGGCAGTGGTGCTGCTATACCCCGTGATCGGTCCCTTTGGCTACCAGGTGACCGTTCGCCAGGCTATGGTGCTCGCCTGGACGAGCGTCAAGGAAACCTTCCTGACCACCATCGCTACGATGCAGCACATGCGACGCGAGAACGTCTACACGGAGAGCATCACCAAG TCGTACCTGTACGCGATTGGTGACATGGTGTTCACGCAGCTCATCAATGTGGCCTTCCTCCCCGTGGTCCTCAGCAGTATGG GCGTGCTGGAGGTGTCCGACGTCGATCTTCGCACCATGCGCGACGCCGTGCAGTACCTGAAGGAGGCGACCGACTCGGTGCGCGCCCTGTACATGAAGGACGACTCGTTCCTGCTCGCCGACTGGCGCTGGGTACAGCGCAACACGACTGTGCGGAACCCGCTCGAGGCCACCTTCCGCTTCCAGTCTGCCATG AGCACTGGCTTCATTGTCCGGCTTCGAAAGGCCCCTCGGCACATCGATACCTTGGCGGTCGAAAATGTCCTCAGGATCGAGCAG GTCAGTTACGCTCGTCAGTACCGCCAGGGCATCATTCAGCGGAGGACAAAGCTGACCCTGATCGCCGCGCTTCAGTACCCGTTCGACAAGAAAGT ATACTTGGACATGGACATCATTGGGTCAATTCTGGCGATTCCAAAATGGGTCATCTGGCTGGTAATTTATCTATCCACGCATTATCCACGCATTAGCTGA